One Pygocentrus nattereri isolate fPygNat1 chromosome 12, fPygNat1.pri, whole genome shotgun sequence DNA window includes the following coding sequences:
- the LOC108434683 gene encoding transcription elongation factor A N-terminal and central domain-containing protein: MDTREITRYAMQIEKLHKEGSYDYVSSLLADLSSSAVTLEQLQTTDIAKTVYQLLKSCPATTVQKTAKGLLSKWKRLHGSHEHKNAKGSQMNEHEPPDKGETEIAQSVASEQQVNERETVLCHTVVSQDSNLHSNQLSSEETTLSLQIKECTTSLKAEEGEAAASAPKHTGEENSRTFSVVPPQPRSPTDSPALRRKCTELLLQALTPSQKTDPESTNQLSTIAQAIERHVHAVHGQNQVKYKSCIRSKVANLKNPKNPHLRQGLLTGTLAPEVFAQMSVEEMAGEELQRLREGYTSAAISEHQLPQRLEGTTTTKVRCKRCQGMNCRVTQVPRGTLFLPSWVRSGNADEDAMTFLTCTGCGEQWYHSRWVCL; the protein is encoded by the coding sequence ATGGACACCAGAGAAATCACACGTTACGCAATGCAAATAGAAAAACTACACAAGGAGGGCAGTTATGATTATGTGTCATCTCTGCTGGCAGACTTGAGCAGCAGTGCTGTCACCTTGGAGCAGCTGCAGACCACTGACATTGCCAAGACTGTGTATCAGCTTTTAAAGTCATGTCCAGCAACTACTGTTCAGAAAACAGCGAAGGGGCTGCTCTCAAAATGGAAGCGGCTGCACGGCTCTCATGAACATAAAAATGCCAAAGGCAGTCAAATGAATGAACATGAACCACCTGACAAAGGTGAAACTGAAATAGCTCAGTCTGTTGCCAGTGAGCAGCAAGTGAACGAGCGTGAAACAGTTTTGTGCCACACAGTTGTCAGCCAAGACTCAAATCTCCATTCAAATCAGCTGTCTTCTGAAGAGACTACTTTATCACTGCAGATAAAAGAATGCACAACTTCTCTGAAGGCAGAGGAAGGCGAGGCTGCTGCCTCAGCACCCAAACACACTGGAGAAGAAAATTCAAGAACTTTCTCAGTGGTTCCACCTCAACCTAGAAGTCCCACAGACTCTCCAGCTTTGAGAAGGAAGTGCACGGAGCTGCTACTCCAGGCTTTAACCCCATCTCAGAAAACAGATCCTGAGAGCACCAACCAGCTGTCCACCATAGCTCAAGCCATAGAAAGGCACGTTCATGCTGTCCATGGCCAGAACCAGGTCAAGTACAAGTCATGTATAAGAAGCAAGGTGGCCAACCTGAAGAACCCGAAGAACCCTCACCTCCGTCAGGGTCTGCTGACTGGAACCCTGGCTCCGGAGGTTTTTGCTCAGATGTCAGTGGAGGAGATGGCTGGTGAGGAGCTCCAGAGGTTGAGAGAGGGCTATACATCTGCAGCCATCAGTGAACACCAGCTCCCCCAGAGACTGGAAGGGACGACTACCACAAAGGTGCGCTGCAAGCGCTGCCAGGGCATGAACTGCAGGGTGACCCAAGTCCCCCGTGGGACGCTTTTCCTACCCTCTTGGGTGAGGAGTGGGAACGCAGACGAGGACGCCATGACCTTCTTGACCTGCACTGGCTGTGGGGAGCAGTGGTACCATAGCCGATGGGTGTGCCTTTGA
- the LOC108434684 gene encoding ras-related protein Rab-9A-like: MSSKSSLLKVILLGDGGVGKSSLMNRYVSNKFDTHLFHTIGVEFLNKELEVDGRLVTLQIWDTAGQERFRSLRTPFYRGSDCCLLTFSVDDSQSFLNLNHWRKEFAYYADVREPESFPFVILGNKVDVTERQVTTEEAQRWCHENGGHPYFETSAKNAINVAEAFEEVVRSVLASEDRPEHMLPSDTVDLCRKPRSRTRCC, translated from the coding sequence ATGTCCTCCAAGTCGTCTCTGCTGAAGGTGATCCTGCTGGGCGATGGCGGTGTGGGCAAGTCTTCACTCATGAACCGCTACGTCTCAAACAAGTTCGACACACACCTCTTCCACACCATTGGTGTTGAGTTTCTAAACAAGGAGCTCGAGGTGGACGGACGGCTGGTCACTTTACAGATCTGGGACACTGCCGGCCAGGAGCGTTTTCGCAGCCTGCGTACGCCATTTTATCGTGGTTCTGATTGCTGTTTGTTAACATTTAGCGTGGACGATAGCCAGAGCTTTCTCAACCTCAACCACTGGAGAAAAGAGTTTGCGTATTACGCCGATGTTAGGGAACCTGAGAGCTTTCCCTTCGTCATTCTTGGGAATAAAGTTGATGTGACAGAGCGGCAGGTGACGACAGAGGAAGCACAAAGGTGGTGCCATGAAAATGGAGGGCACCCCTATTTTGAGACGAGTGcaaaaaatgccataaatgttgCAGAGGCTTTCGAGGAGGTGGTGAGGAGCGTACTGGCATCTGAGGATCGGCCTgagcatatgctgccatcagACACTGTGGATTTGTGTCGGAAACCACGCTCCAGAACCCGCTGCTGTTGA